The following coding sequences are from one Paracoccus alcaliphilus window:
- a CDS encoding ArsR/SmtB family transcription factor has protein sequence MNAHSPVRLDLIFAALADPTRRRVLSMLLEDDMAVSDVAEPFEMSLAAISKHLSVLAGAGLIRQERRGRITWCMLDPEGMRAASVWMQGFGQFDPVDLDDFERFLEAQLTDWTEE, from the coding sequence ATGAACGCTCATTCCCCCGTCCGGCTGGACCTTATCTTCGCCGCGCTTGCCGATCCGACGCGGCGGCGGGTGCTGTCGATGCTGCTGGAGGACGACATGGCCGTCAGCGACGTGGCCGAACCTTTCGAGATGAGCCTTGCGGCGATTTCCAAGCATCTGTCGGTGCTGGCGGGCGCGGGTCTGATCCGGCAGGAACGGCGCGGGCGGATCACATGGTGCATGCTGGACCCCGAGGGGATGCGGGCAGCCTCGGTCTGGATGCAGGGCTTCGGCCAGTTCGATCCCGTCGATCTGGATGATTTCGAGCGGTTCCTCGAAGCGCAGTTGACCGACTGGACCGAGGAATGA
- a CDS encoding patatin-like phospholipase family protein yields the protein MKDKSINLALQGGGAHGAFAWGVLDRLLDERWLRISAISGTSAGALNGAALKAGLARGDRAGRRAARENLDCLWNQVGQMSDNRVVRWMHSLMPMPRGFQRLTEMFSPAAWVDNLTRIFSPYDYGPFYVNPLETVLRDLPYADFSNDRGPELHVAATCVRTGHIRVFTGEGATVPAVLASACLPTLFQAIEIENPATGRIEAYWDGGYTGNPALFPLYRPHLPRDIVIVNINPMLRDTLPRSPADIQDRVNEISFNSSLVSQLRAIHFVKELFSENRLANRAMKNVLLHMIMDDKLMNDLNARSKVMPGPGLLQRMREAGQQAADTFLADHADALNERDSVDLGALFPDQTPR from the coding sequence ATGAAGGACAAGAGCATCAATCTGGCCCTTCAGGGCGGCGGCGCGCATGGGGCATTCGCCTGGGGCGTGCTGGACCGGCTGCTGGATGAGCGCTGGCTGCGGATTTCGGCGATCAGCGGCACCTCGGCCGGGGCGCTGAACGGGGCGGCGCTGAAGGCCGGGCTGGCGCGGGGTGACCGGGCCGGGCGGCGGGCGGCGCGCGAGAACCTGGACTGTCTGTGGAACCAGGTCGGCCAGATGAGCGACAATCGCGTCGTGCGCTGGATGCATTCGCTGATGCCGATGCCGCGCGGCTTTCAGCGCCTGACCGAGATGTTTTCGCCCGCCGCCTGGGTGGACAACCTGACCCGCATCTTCAGCCCCTATGATTACGGGCCGTTCTACGTCAACCCGCTGGAGACCGTGCTGCGCGATCTGCCCTATGCCGATTTCAGCAATGATCGCGGGCCGGAACTGCATGTCGCGGCGACCTGCGTGCGCACCGGCCATATCCGCGTCTTTACCGGCGAAGGGGCGACGGTGCCGGCGGTGCTGGCCTCGGCCTGTCTGCCGACGCTGTTTCAGGCCATCGAGATCGAGAACCCGGCCACCGGGCGGATCGAGGCCTATTGGGACGGCGGCTATACCGGCAATCCGGCGCTGTTTCCGCTGTATCGCCCGCATCTGCCGCGCGACATCGTGATCGTGAACATCAATCCGATGCTGCGTGATACCTTGCCCCGCTCCCCCGCCGATATTCAGGACCGGGTGAACGAGATCAGCTTCAACAGTTCTTTGGTGTCGCAGCTGCGGGCGATCCATTTCGTCAAAGAGCTGTTTTCGGAAAACCGGCTGGCCAACCGGGCGATGAAGAACGTGCTGTTGCACATGATCATGGATGACAAGCTGATGAACGACCTGAACGCCCGCAGCAAGGTGATGCCGGGGCCGGGCCTGTTGCAGCGGATGCGCGAGGCCGGGCAACAGGCCGCCGATACCTTTCTGGCCGACCACGCCGACGCGCTGAACGAGCGCGACAGCGTCGATCTGGGCGCGCTGTTTCCCGACCAGACGCCCCGTTGA
- a CDS encoding pyridoxal phosphate-dependent aminotransferase, translating to MRQSVRGQVDPFIVMDVMDAAARAEAAGRHIIHMEVGQPGTPAPAGARRALAGALDQPLGYTVALGLPALRQGIADLYRRWYGVDLDPARVIVTPGSSGAFLLAFSALFDAGDRVAIGVPGYPSYRQILRAMSLEPVGIQTRAEDRYQPRAQDLPGDCQGLILASPGNPSGTVLRKDELAALAGAAQARGMALISDEIYHGLSYGDRCHSALEVTDEVFVINSFSKYFSMTGWRIGWMIVPDSHIRTVERLAQNMFICPPHASQLAALAALDCTDEADANLAVYAENRRLMLEGLPKAGFDRIAPPEGAFYIYADVSHLTDDSLAFAAEILERAGVAVTPGLDFDPDRGGRTLRFSYARATEDIAEGLRRLTEFMSAR from the coding sequence ATGCGACAATCCGTTCGGGGACAGGTCGATCCCTTCATCGTCATGGATGTGATGGATGCCGCTGCCCGCGCCGAAGCCGCCGGGCGCCACATCATCCATATGGAGGTCGGCCAGCCCGGCACCCCCGCCCCCGCGGGCGCGCGCCGCGCGCTGGCCGGGGCGCTGGATCAGCCGCTGGGTTATACCGTTGCGCTGGGTCTGCCCGCGCTGCGGCAGGGGATCGCGGATCTGTATCGCCGCTGGTATGGCGTCGATCTGGACCCGGCCCGGGTGATCGTCACGCCGGGCAGCAGCGGGGCCTTCCTGCTGGCCTTCTCGGCGCTGTTCGATGCGGGCGACCGGGTGGCGATCGGGGTTCCCGGCTATCCCAGCTATCGCCAGATCCTGCGGGCCATGTCGCTGGAGCCCGTAGGCATCCAGACCCGGGCCGAGGACCGCTATCAGCCGCGTGCGCAGGATCTGCCGGGCGATTGCCAGGGGCTGATCCTGGCCTCGCCCGGCAATCCGTCGGGCACGGTGCTGCGCAAGGACGAACTGGCGGCGCTGGCGGGCGCGGCGCAGGCGCGGGGCATGGCGCTGATCTCGGACGAGATCTATCACGGGCTGTCCTATGGCGACCGCTGCCATTCCGCGCTTGAGGTGACGGACGAGGTTTTCGTCATCAACTCTTTCAGCAAATACTTTTCCATGACCGGCTGGCGGATCGGGTGGATGATCGTGCCCGACAGCCATATCCGCACGGTGGAACGGCTGGCGCAGAACATGTTCATCTGCCCGCCCCATGCCAGCCAGCTTGCCGCGCTTGCGGCGCTGGACTGCACCGACGAGGCCGACGCCAATCTGGCCGTCTATGCCGAGAACCGCCGCCTGATGCTGGAGGGGCTGCCCAAGGCCGGTTTCGACCGCATCGCGCCGCCCGAAGGCGCGTTCTATATCTATGCCGATGTGTCGCATCTGACCGATGACTCGCTGGCCTTCGCCGCCGAGATACTGGAACGCGCCGGGGTCGCGGTGACGCCGGGGCTGGATTTCGACCCTGATCGCGGGGGGCGGACGCTGCGCTTTTCCTATGCCCGCGCGACCGAAGACATCGCCGAGGGGCTGCGTCGCCTGACGGAGTTCATGTCGGCGCGATGA
- a CDS encoding AtpZ/AtpI family protein, giving the protein MAEGPRNDAERQADAARLRALEEKLAQKTPRPEVRGPMADYDKAHLAWRMVIELVAGLGIGLGIGFGLDYLFGTAPFLMVVFIFLGFAAGIKSMMRSAAELTRTGPAPDKDATGPAPDMDERD; this is encoded by the coding sequence ATGGCCGAAGGGCCCCGGAACGACGCGGAACGGCAGGCAGATGCGGCCCGATTGCGCGCTCTGGAAGAAAAGCTGGCGCAAAAGACCCCCAGGCCAGAGGTTCGCGGACCGATGGCAGACTATGACAAGGCCCATCTGGCCTGGCGCATGGTGATCGAGCTGGTGGCGGGGCTGGGGATCGGCCTCGGGATCGGCTTTGGCCTCGACTATCTGTTCGGCACCGCGCCGTTCCTGATGGTCGTGTTCATCTTCCTCGGCTTCGCGGCCGGCATCAAGTCGATGATGCGCAGCGCGGCCGAGCTGACAAGGACCGGCCCCGCGCCGGACAAGGACGCAACCGGCCCCGCGCCGGACATGGACGAGAGGGATTGA
- the prfB gene encoding peptide chain release factor 2, whose product MRAETQSTIDAIRKSLSLLGQRMDWQTAPHRLEEMNAMIEAGDLWSDPARAQKLMRERQALLDAIETYRRIDTDLSANAEMVELAEEEGDGELVAEAEANLKELAALAAQKELEALLNGEADANDTFLEIHAGAGGTESCDWASMLARMYVRWAEKKGYEVELMSETSGDEAGIRSAAYKITGHNAYGWLKSESGVHRLVRISPYDSAARRHTSFSSVWVYPVVDENIEITVPDNEIRIDTYRSSGAGGQHVNTTDSAVRITHLPTGIVVTSSEKSQHQNRANAMAALKSRLYQMELDRRHAEINAQHASKGDAGWGNQIRSYVLHPYQMVKDLRTSEETSDTQGVLDGDLDSFMAATLAMDVAGKSRAEAQSED is encoded by the coding sequence ATGCGCGCCGAGACGCAGTCCACCATCGATGCCATCCGCAAGTCGCTGAGCCTGCTGGGTCAGCGGATGGACTGGCAGACCGCGCCGCATCGTCTGGAAGAGATGAATGCGATGATCGAGGCGGGTGATCTGTGGTCCGATCCCGCCCGCGCGCAGAAACTGATGCGCGAGCGGCAGGCGCTGCTGGATGCGATCGAAACCTATCGCCGGATCGACACCGATCTGAGCGCCAATGCCGAGATGGTCGAACTGGCCGAGGAAGAGGGCGACGGCGAGTTGGTGGCCGAGGCCGAGGCCAATCTGAAGGAACTGGCGGCGCTGGCGGCGCAGAAGGAACTGGAGGCGCTGCTGAACGGCGAGGCCGATGCCAATGACACCTTCCTGGAGATCCATGCCGGTGCGGGCGGCACGGAAAGCTGCGACTGGGCCAGCATGCTGGCGCGGATGTATGTGCGTTGGGCCGAGAAGAAGGGCTATGAGGTCGAGCTGATGTCCGAGACCTCGGGCGATGAGGCGGGGATCCGTAGCGCCGCCTACAAGATCACCGGGCATAACGCCTATGGCTGGCTGAAATCGGAAAGCGGCGTGCATCGGCTGGTGCGGATCAGCCCCTATGACAGCGCGGCGCGGCGGCACACGTCTTTCAGCTCGGTCTGGGTTTATCCGGTGGTGGACGAGAATATCGAGATCACCGTGCCCGACAATGAGATCCGCATCGACACCTACCGGTCCTCGGGCGCGGGCGGGCAGCACGTCAACACCACGGATTCGGCGGTGCGGATCACCCACCTTCCGACCGGCATCGTGGTGACCAGTTCAGAGAAATCCCAGCACCAGAATCGGGCCAACGCCATGGCCGCGCTGAAATCGCGCCTGTACCAGATGGAGCTGGACCGCCGCCATGCCGAGATCAACGCCCAGCACGCATCAAAGGGCGACGCCGGCTGGGGCAACCAGATCCGCAGCTATGTCCTGCATCCCTATCAGATGGTGAAGGACCTGCGCACCTCTGAGGAAACCAGCGACACGCAGGGCGTTCTGGACGGCGATCTGGACAGCTTCATGGCCGCCACGCTGGCCATGGATGTGGCCGGGAAAAGCCGGGCCGAGGCGCAGTCCGAGGACTAG
- a CDS encoding MgtC/SapB family protein, protein MPFLTDTLADLFAPPQTMNMASASMRLVLASVLGALIGWEREAHARAAGLRTHMLISLAAAMFTLIAMELTHFPAEDSQSLRIDPLRLIEAVTAGVAFLAAGSIIISGGNVRGITTGASMWLAGAIGLACGSGDGMLAVTGTALALIILWAIRQLIHPRDTPDDT, encoded by the coding sequence ATGCCCTTCCTGACCGACACCCTTGCCGACCTCTTCGCCCCGCCGCAAACCATGAACATGGCGTCGGCCTCCATGCGGCTGGTGCTGGCCTCGGTGCTGGGCGCGCTCATCGGCTGGGAACGAGAGGCTCATGCCCGCGCCGCCGGACTGCGCACACATATGCTGATCTCGCTGGCCGCCGCCATGTTCACCCTGATCGCGATGGAGCTGACCCACTTCCCGGCCGAGGACAGCCAGTCCCTGCGCATCGACCCGCTGCGCCTGATCGAGGCCGTCACCGCAGGCGTCGCCTTTCTGGCCGCAGGCTCGATCATCATCAGCGGCGGCAATGTGCGCGGCATCACCACCGGCGCCTCGATGTGGCTGGCAGGCGCCATCGGCCTTGCCTGCGGCAGCGGCGACGGCATGCTGGCCGTGACCGGCACCGCGCTGGCGCTGATCATCCTCTGGGCCATCCGCCAGCTGATCCATCCCCGCGACACCCCCGACGACACCTGA
- a CDS encoding penicillin-binding protein 1A yields MVRAILSFFGAIFSWFVTATFFIALTVGAIFWMYSRDLPGHETLAQYTPKTISRIYSGEGMLIDEFAQERRIFVPIEEIPDQIKQAFISAEDKNFFSHPGYDVRGIVGAAYEAVASRGASVRGASTITQQVMKNFLLSSDRSVERKVKEVILASRLERTLSKNQILELYLNEIFLGQNSFGVAAAAQTYFNKSLSELEPHEAAMLAAMPQAPGRYHPVRAKERVTERRNYVLREMWQNGFIDEATYEAEAKLPLRSVQNGDFPSAHSQMPPRDYFTDEIRRQLSREFGEDEFFGGGLTIRATVDPELQSAAADALREALEQYDRGRGVWRGTGEELPPEALATEAAWRGALWETRVPRDIPGWHPAVVLALDGGRARIGIEGIEEDGDGHWIPAEDVQWARRLDRETGRLRDRARVAGDLVDIGEVVMVRAMIRDSDGGFIRWTLRQVPEVQGGFMAMDVNTGRVMAMQGGFSYQSSVFNRATQAQRQPGSSFKPFVYAAALDNNYTPATIVVDEPIRLNTPAGLWEPRNAGGRHYGPTPLRTGIEMSRNLMTIRIAQDIGMEIVADYAERFGVYDNLRPFLANALGAQETTLFKMVAAYAMFANGGERVEPTLVDRVQDRRGRTVYRHDRRVCETCGQQALPAGRGPVIDSNRERVMDAVTAYQLTSMMEGVVKRGSGSGVNLPVPIAGKTGTTNDAKDVWFIGYSSNIVAGCYLGYDQPRTLGANAYGGTLCVPVFNAFMREAIKEYGGSEFKVPPGGFWVKIDRVTGQRLSDDASGPNVIAEYFREGSDPDWMSPYIVSGFGDGPVVLPWEAGADSRASTSITTSTGQQRVIPRRTDFGTMSSGGLY; encoded by the coding sequence TTGGTTCGGGCCATTCTTTCCTTTTTCGGTGCGATCTTTTCCTGGTTCGTTACCGCCACTTTTTTCATCGCGCTGACGGTCGGTGCGATCTTCTGGATGTATTCGCGCGACCTGCCGGGCCATGAGACGCTGGCGCAATACACGCCCAAGACGATCAGCCGCATCTATTCCGGCGAAGGGATGCTGATCGACGAATTCGCGCAGGAACGCCGCATTTTCGTGCCGATCGAGGAAATCCCCGACCAGATCAAGCAGGCCTTCATCAGCGCCGAGGACAAGAACTTCTTCAGCCATCCCGGCTATGACGTGCGCGGTATCGTCGGCGCGGCATACGAGGCCGTGGCCTCGCGCGGGGCCAGCGTGCGCGGCGCCTCGACCATCACCCAGCAGGTGATGAAGAACTTCCTGCTGTCCAGCGACCGCAGCGTCGAGCGCAAGGTGAAAGAGGTGATCCTGGCCTCGCGGCTGGAACGAACGCTGAGCAAGAATCAGATCCTGGAACTTTACCTGAACGAGATCTTTCTGGGGCAGAACAGCTTTGGCGTGGCGGCGGCGGCGCAAACCTATTTCAACAAGTCGCTGTCGGAACTGGAACCGCACGAGGCCGCGATGCTGGCCGCCATGCCGCAGGCGCCGGGCCGCTATCACCCCGTCCGCGCCAAGGAACGGGTGACCGAGCGGCGCAACTATGTCCTGCGCGAGATGTGGCAGAACGGATTCATCGACGAGGCCACCTATGAGGCCGAGGCCAAGCTGCCGCTGCGCAGCGTGCAGAACGGTGATTTCCCCTCGGCCCACAGCCAGATGCCGCCGCGCGATTACTTCACCGATGAAATCCGCCGCCAGTTGTCGCGCGAATTCGGCGAGGACGAGTTTTTCGGCGGCGGGCTGACGATCCGCGCGACGGTGGACCCGGAACTGCAATCCGCCGCCGCCGATGCGCTGCGCGAGGCGCTGGAGCAATATGACCGCGGCCGCGGCGTCTGGCGCGGCACCGGCGAGGAACTGCCCCCCGAGGCGCTGGCGACCGAGGCCGCTTGGCGTGGGGCCTTGTGGGAAACCCGCGTGCCGCGCGACATTCCCGGCTGGCATCCGGCGGTGGTTCTGGCGCTGGATGGTGGCCGCGCCCGTATCGGGATCGAGGGCATCGAAGAGGATGGCGACGGCCACTGGATCCCGGCCGAGGACGTGCAATGGGCGCGCAGGCTGGACCGCGAGACCGGGCGTCTGCGCGACCGCGCGCGGGTGGCGGGCGATCTGGTCGATATCGGCGAAGTGGTTATGGTGCGCGCCATGATCCGCGACAGCGATGGCGGCTTTATCCGCTGGACCCTGCGGCAGGTGCCCGAGGTTCAGGGCGGCTTCATGGCGATGGACGTGAATACCGGCCGGGTCATGGCGATGCAGGGGGGCTTCAGCTATCAATCCTCGGTCTTCAACCGGGCGACGCAGGCGCAGCGCCAGCCGGGCTCCAGCTTCAAGCCCTTCGTCTATGCCGCCGCGCTGGACAACAATTATACCCCCGCCACCATCGTCGTGGACGAACCGATCCGGCTGAACACTCCCGCCGGTCTGTGGGAGCCGCGAAATGCCGGGGGTCGCCATTACGGCCCGACGCCGCTGCGCACCGGCATCGAGATGTCGCGCAACCTGATGACGATCCGCATCGCGCAGGATATCGGCATGGAGATCGTCGCCGATTATGCCGAGCGTTTCGGGGTTTACGACAATCTGCGGCCGTTCCTGGCCAATGCCCTTGGCGCGCAGGAAACGACGCTGTTCAAGATGGTCGCGGCCTATGCCATGTTCGCCAATGGCGGCGAGCGGGTGGAGCCGACGCTGGTGGACCGGGTGCAGGACCGGCGCGGGCGCACCGTCTATCGCCACGACCGCCGCGTCTGCGAGACCTGCGGCCAGCAGGCGCTGCCCGCCGGGCGCGGCCCGGTCATCGACAGCAACCGCGAGCGGGTGATGGACGCCGTCACCGCCTATCAGTTGACCTCGATGATGGAGGGGGTGGTCAAGCGCGGATCGGGCAGCGGGGTCAACCTGCCGGTGCCGATCGCGGGCAAGACCGGGACGACGAATGACGCCAAGGACGTGTGGTTCATCGGCTATTCCAGCAATATCGTCGCGGGCTGTTATCTGGGTTACGACCAGCCGCGCACGCTGGGGGCGAATGCCTATGGTGGCACGCTGTGCGTTCCGGTGTTCAACGCCTTCATGCGCGAGGCGATCAAGGAATATGGCGGGTCCGAGTTCAAGGTGCCGCCGGGCGGGTTCTGGGTGAAGATCGACCGCGTCACCGGCCAGCGGCTGTCCGACGATGCGTCCGGTCCGAATGTGATCGCCGAATATTTCCGCGAGGGTTCGGACCCCGATTGGATGTCGCCCTATATCGTGTCGGGCTTTGGCGACGGGCCGGTGGTTCTGCCCTGGGAAGCGGGGGCGGACAGCCGCGCCTCGACCTCGATCACCACCTCGACCGGTCAGCAGCGGGTGATTCCGCGGCGTACGGATTTCGGCACCATGTCCTCGGGCGGGCTTTACTGA
- a CDS encoding pseudouridine-5'-phosphate glycosidase — MTADAPLSFAPEVEAALKAGLPVVALESTIITHGMPWPQNLEMARKVEATIRDGGAVPATIAVMGGRIHIGLTDDSLQALARTPPDQAMKLSRADLAVCVAQGRTGATTVAATMICAALAGIRVFATGGIGGVHRGAEDSFDISADLRELAQTPVTVVAAGAKAILDLPKTWEVLETFGVPVIAYGQDELPAFWSRRSGIAAPLRMDSAAQIAAAANMRARLGLTGGQLVTNPIPPEAEIPRDEINPVIEQALAEAEAQGIAAKSVTPFLLQRIFELTDGRSLESNIALVLNNARLAADIATEMAKP, encoded by the coding sequence ATGACCGCCGACGCTCCCCTGTCTTTCGCCCCCGAGGTCGAGGCCGCGCTGAAGGCGGGCCTGCCCGTCGTGGCGCTGGAATCGACGATCATCACCCACGGCATGCCCTGGCCACAGAACCTCGAAATGGCCCGCAAGGTCGAGGCCACGATCCGCGACGGCGGCGCCGTGCCCGCCACCATCGCGGTGATGGGCGGGCGGATCCATATCGGACTGACCGACGATTCCTTGCAGGCGCTGGCCCGAACCCCGCCCGATCAGGCGATGAAGCTGAGCCGCGCCGATCTGGCCGTCTGCGTGGCGCAGGGCCGCACCGGCGCCACCACGGTCGCGGCAACGATGATCTGCGCGGCGCTGGCGGGCATCCGAGTCTTTGCCACCGGCGGCATCGGCGGCGTGCATCGCGGCGCCGAGGACAGTTTCGACATCTCGGCCGATCTGCGGGAACTGGCGCAGACCCCGGTGACGGTGGTGGCGGCGGGTGCCAAGGCGATCCTCGATCTGCCCAAGACATGGGAGGTGCTGGAAACCTTCGGCGTGCCGGTGATCGCCTATGGTCAGGACGAATTGCCCGCCTTCTGGTCGCGCCGTTCGGGCATTGCCGCGCCGCTGCGCATGGACAGCGCCGCCCAGATCGCCGCCGCCGCGAACATGCGCGCCCGTCTGGGCCTGACCGGCGGGCAACTGGTCACCAATCCGATCCCGCCCGAAGCCGAAATTCCGCGCGACGAGATCAACCCGGTCATCGAACAGGCGCTGGCCGAGGCCGAGGCGCAGGGCATCGCCGCCAAATCGGTGACGCCCTTCCTGCTGCAACGCATCTTCGAGCTGACCGATGGCCGATCGCTGGAATCGAATATCGCGCTGGTGCTGAACAATGCGCGGCTGGCGGCGGACATCGCCACCGAGATGGCGAAGCCCTGA
- a CDS encoding N-acetylmuramoyl-L-alanine amidase: MRWLAAFAMLLVLLTAVPQRGMAQMGTAAGPELVIGASTLTAEGRDRGRPRPMDLRLTLSKAAAWRAFLVADPIRLIVDVKGLDFGDYSPDQMFGADLVPAMRWGRFGKDWSRIVLELPGPYRIEQAYLRSRAPEPQIHVSISPVSDEEFAPRPSATAALRNLPDPVAPAPQSESEALTVVLDPGHGGFDPGAQAEGHREADLVLAYALDLRGALQARGIEVHLTRSDDRFVSLESRMTIARDAGADLLLSLHADALPQGQAAGATVYVWNPASNDLAARLLAERHDRDDLLAGVDLTGHDDALATVLMDFARTDTHPRSENMAGFLTSHLARAGIGLHGRPVQGAAFSVLKSPDIPSVLLELGFISDPVDRANILNPEWQGRMVGALADAIAAWGQDETQRRGLLRR; encoded by the coding sequence ATGAGGTGGCTTGCCGCATTCGCCATGCTGCTGGTGCTGTTGACCGCGGTGCCGCAGCGGGGCATGGCCCAGATGGGGACGGCAGCGGGGCCGGAACTGGTCATCGGCGCCTCGACCCTGACGGCCGAGGGGCGTGACCGAGGCCGGCCGCGACCGATGGACCTGCGCCTGACGCTAAGCAAGGCGGCGGCGTGGCGGGCGTTTCTGGTGGCCGATCCGATCCGGCTGATCGTCGATGTGAAGGGGCTGGATTTCGGCGATTACAGTCCGGACCAGATGTTCGGCGCCGATCTGGTGCCCGCGATGCGCTGGGGCCGGTTCGGCAAGGACTGGTCGCGCATCGTGCTGGAACTGCCCGGCCCCTATCGGATCGAACAGGCCTATCTGCGAAGCCGCGCGCCAGAGCCGCAGATCCATGTCTCGATCAGCCCGGTTTCCGATGAGGAATTCGCCCCCCGACCCAGCGCGACGGCGGCGCTGCGCAATCTGCCCGATCCGGTCGCGCCTGCCCCGCAGTCGGAAAGCGAGGCGCTGACGGTGGTGCTGGATCCCGGCCACGGCGGTTTCGATCCGGGCGCGCAGGCCGAGGGCCATCGCGAGGCCGATCTGGTGCTGGCCTATGCGCTGGACCTGCGCGGCGCATTGCAGGCGCGCGGGATCGAGGTTCACCTGACCCGCTCCGACGACCGTTTCGTCAGTCTGGAATCGCGCATGACCATCGCCCGCGACGCGGGGGCCGATCTGCTGCTGTCGCTGCATGCCGATGCGCTGCCGCAAGGGCAGGCGGCGGGGGCGACGGTCTATGTCTGGAACCCGGCCTCGAACGATCTGGCGGCGCGGTTGCTGGCGGAACGCCACGACCGCGACGACCTGCTGGCGGGGGTCGATCTGACCGGCCATGACGACGCGCTGGCCACGGTGCTGATGGATTTCGCCCGCACGGATACCCATCCCCGGTCCGAGAACATGGCGGGATTCCTGACCTCTCACCTCGCGCGGGCGGGGATCGGGCTGCATGGCCGTCCGGTGCAGGGGGCGGCGTTTTCGGTGCTGAAATCGCCCGATATCCCCTCGGTCCTGCTGGAACTGGGCTTTATCAGCGACCCGGTGGACCGCGCCAATATCCTGAACCCGGAATGGCAGGGGCGCATGGTGGGCGCGCTGGCCGATGCCATCGCCGCATGGGGGCAGGACGAGACGCAACGGCGGGGGTTGCTGCGGCGCTGA
- a CDS encoding PfkB family carbohydrate kinase, protein MTAAPDILCIGAMLWDVIGRAPRRMAPGADVPGRIRHLPGGVALNVAVALARWGLRPAVLSAVGLDPEGQALEAEARRLGVLTDWLTRDSGLPTDCYMGIEDSEGLIAAVADAHSLEAAGDAILSPLTGPLAGWSGPVVLDGNLTEDLLAVIARDPRLARADLRVVPASPGKAERLEPLIAARRGCFYLNRLEAEILAGRACPDAASAAEAVVARGAARVLVTDGPNPASEAMAGQPTLTFAPPPVTVARVTGAGDCFLAAHLAAGLQNEPRDTALRRAVQASAAHVSGKDVP, encoded by the coding sequence ATGACGGCCGCTCCCGACATCCTGTGCATCGGCGCGATGCTGTGGGACGTGATCGGTCGCGCGCCGCGCCGGATGGCGCCGGGGGCCGATGTGCCGGGCCGCATCCGCCATCTGCCGGGCGGCGTGGCGCTGAACGTCGCAGTGGCGCTGGCGCGCTGGGGGCTGCGCCCGGCGGTGCTGTCCGCCGTGGGGCTGGACCCCGAGGGGCAGGCGCTGGAGGCCGAGGCGCGGCGGCTGGGCGTGCTGACCGACTGGCTGACCCGAGACAGCGGCCTGCCCACCGATTGCTATATGGGGATCGAGGACAGCGAGGGGCTGATCGCCGCCGTGGCCGACGCCCACAGCCTTGAGGCGGCGGGCGACGCGATCCTGTCGCCGCTGACCGGGCCGCTGGCGGGTTGGTCCGGGCCGGTGGTGCTGGATGGCAACCTGACCGAGGATCTGCTGGCGGTCATCGCCCGCGACCCGCGCCTTGCCCGCGCCGATCTGCGGGTGGTGCCCGCCAGTCCCGGCAAGGCCGAGCGGCTGGAACCCCTGATCGCCGCCCGGCGCGGCTGTTTCTATCTCAACCGGCTGGAGGCCGAGATCCTTGCCGGTCGCGCCTGCCCCGACGCCGCCTCGGCGGCCGAGGCCGTGGTGGCGCGCGGGGCCGCCCGCGTGCTGGTGACCGACGGCCCCAACCCGGCATCCGAGGCGATGGCAGGCCAGCCCACTCTGACCTTTGCCCCCCCGCCCGTGACCGTGGCCCGTGTCACCGGGGCGGGCGATTGCTTTCTTGCCGCCCATCTGGCGGCGGGGTTGCAGAATGAACCTCGCGATACCGCCCTGCGGCGGGCCGTTCAGGCCTCGGCCGCGCATGTTTCCGGAAAGGACGTTCCATGA